From a region of the Georgenia yuyongxinii genome:
- a CDS encoding carboxymuconolactone decarboxylase family protein, translating to MTARPPVAQARADSHDRGLTVRTQVLGEDHVDRAFAGAVQPWESDLQEMVSSFAWGEVWARDELPRRERSLVTVAMLVALGRHEELAVHVRGGVRNGLEPSELGEVVVHAAVYCGFPAALTAMRVLTATLADVDGADGGQA from the coding sequence ATGACCGCCCGGCCGCCGGTGGCGCAGGCTCGGGCCGACTCACACGATCGGGGGCTCACCGTCCGCACGCAGGTGCTCGGCGAGGACCACGTCGACCGCGCGTTCGCCGGCGCGGTCCAGCCCTGGGAGTCGGATCTGCAAGAAATGGTCAGCAGCTTCGCCTGGGGCGAGGTGTGGGCACGTGATGAACTGCCCCGCAGGGAGCGCAGCCTGGTCACGGTAGCCATGCTGGTCGCGCTTGGTCGTCACGAGGAGCTTGCAGTACACGTTCGGGGAGGAGTCCGTAATGGTCTCGAGCCGAGCGAACTCGGTGAGGTGGTGGTCCATGCCGCCGTCTACTGCGGATTTCCCGCCGCGCTCACGGCGATGAGGGTCCTCACCGCGACTCTTGCCGACGTGGACGGTGCTGACGGAGGCCAGGCGTGA
- a CDS encoding GntR family transcriptional regulator: MSGTKVASSQVRTDAEAMEQKSPPRYQQIADVLEQEIGDGRYDEDRRLPTEAALGRRFAASRHTVREALQILVAAGLIIRIQGNGTFVTSRPAGQFSRVVGTLNAMITWPGTRVEVLSEMEVVRDVGAAGRLQIPGEFVGRAVTRRLHADQPFAISTHFVAPEVAERLDGLGPHESEIDTVVGRVEQVLSERIAGGIQEIIPVVMRDREVCEQIECAAGDPVLNVVTLYYDDLGRYPMLTDSFYNPDRYSYRTDLRRTGQ, encoded by the coding sequence GTGAGCGGGACCAAGGTGGCGTCGTCGCAGGTGAGGACCGATGCTGAAGCGATGGAGCAGAAGTCGCCGCCGCGGTATCAGCAGATCGCCGATGTCCTGGAGCAGGAAATCGGAGACGGCCGCTACGACGAGGACCGGCGGCTTCCGACCGAGGCCGCGCTGGGCCGACGGTTCGCCGCTAGCCGGCACACCGTACGGGAAGCGCTGCAGATCCTCGTCGCCGCCGGCCTCATCATCCGGATTCAGGGCAACGGAACATTCGTCACCAGCCGGCCGGCCGGCCAGTTCTCCCGGGTGGTCGGCACGCTGAACGCGATGATCACGTGGCCAGGCACCCGGGTCGAGGTGCTGTCGGAAATGGAGGTCGTCCGCGACGTCGGTGCCGCCGGTCGGCTGCAGATCCCGGGTGAGTTCGTCGGCCGGGCGGTGACGCGGCGCCTGCATGCCGACCAGCCCTTCGCCATTTCCACGCACTTCGTCGCTCCGGAAGTCGCCGAGCGTCTCGACGGTCTGGGACCGCACGAGAGCGAGATCGACACGGTCGTCGGCCGTGTGGAGCAGGTGCTCTCGGAGCGGATCGCGGGCGGCATCCAGGAGATCATCCCGGTCGTCATGCGCGACCGGGAAGTGTGCGAGCAGATCGAATGCGCAGCCGGAGATCCCGTCCTCAACGTCGTGACGCTCTACTACGACGACTTGGGGCGCTACCCGATGCTCACCGACTCGTTCTATAACCCCGACCGATACTCCTATCGGACCGATCTGAGACGCACAGGCCAGTGA
- a CDS encoding MmgE/PrpD family protein: MQTRNIAPRGKSYSQAFAEFITLLEYEEIPEPVISRAKELILDSFGVAVAAVPQKFFRRAQRAVAELESGSAGGSSVIGLSRRHLLRDAAHLNGILLHGLDFDDTHLGAILHPSAPLLAAALPLGEEMGSSGKELLVAYVAGVEVLARLGEAASGEFHAHGFHPTGVVGAFGAAMVAARLKGGSAATVADAQGLVGTMAAGTLQFLTDGTWTKRSHAGWAAVCGITAAAYARSGFAAPLEVYEGKHGLYATHADRQAGPHIPDVASLGSQWKLLEVTTKPYPACHFTHAYIRTVRRMMDAGSFTADEVAEIHTTVSDVAAAIVMEPIEDKRTVTTAYGAQFSLPYVLAASIVQGGNFTLGEIEDEVLKDPRIRDLAARVHRADAGDGASVDDFCGDVEIVLKDGRRLVGETVAAAVDESAELMEKYAANAGPALGPDRALELRTAVLGLEDVGSIAELMALTQMVGDGAREGLVPAGRS; this comes from the coding sequence TTCGCAGAGTTCATCACCCTTCTCGAGTACGAGGAGATCCCTGAGCCCGTGATCTCACGTGCGAAGGAGCTCATCCTCGACTCGTTCGGGGTGGCGGTGGCAGCGGTCCCGCAAAAATTCTTCCGGCGGGCGCAGCGAGCCGTCGCCGAACTGGAGTCTGGTTCGGCGGGGGGAAGCTCGGTCATCGGGCTGAGCCGGCGCCACCTGCTGCGGGACGCTGCCCACCTCAACGGCATCCTGCTGCATGGGCTGGACTTCGACGACACGCACCTCGGGGCCATCCTCCACCCATCTGCTCCCCTCCTCGCCGCTGCTCTTCCGCTGGGCGAGGAGATGGGGTCGTCGGGGAAGGAGCTCCTGGTCGCGTACGTCGCCGGAGTCGAAGTGCTGGCACGCCTGGGTGAGGCGGCCTCCGGAGAGTTCCACGCGCACGGCTTCCATCCGACCGGCGTCGTCGGGGCGTTCGGCGCCGCCATGGTCGCCGCTCGACTCAAGGGCGGATCGGCGGCGACGGTGGCGGATGCCCAGGGGCTCGTCGGCACCATGGCTGCCGGCACCTTGCAGTTCCTGACGGACGGCACCTGGACCAAGCGCAGCCACGCGGGCTGGGCGGCCGTATGCGGCATCACGGCGGCAGCCTATGCACGCTCCGGCTTCGCGGCCCCCCTCGAGGTTTACGAGGGCAAGCACGGCCTTTACGCCACGCACGCGGACCGCCAGGCGGGGCCGCACATCCCAGACGTGGCGAGCCTGGGCTCGCAGTGGAAGCTGCTGGAGGTGACGACCAAGCCGTATCCGGCGTGCCACTTCACCCACGCCTACATCCGCACCGTCCGGCGGATGATGGATGCGGGCTCCTTCACGGCCGATGAGGTCGCCGAGATCCACACCACGGTCTCCGACGTGGCAGCCGCGATCGTCATGGAGCCGATCGAGGACAAGCGCACCGTGACGACCGCGTACGGTGCCCAGTTCAGCCTCCCGTACGTGCTCGCCGCCAGCATCGTGCAGGGTGGCAATTTCACCCTCGGTGAGATCGAGGACGAGGTGCTGAAGGACCCGCGGATACGCGACCTGGCCGCGCGTGTCCATCGCGCCGACGCCGGCGACGGGGCATCCGTCGACGATTTCTGCGGGGACGTCGAGATCGTGCTGAAGGACGGTCGACGTCTCGTGGGCGAGACCGTCGCGGCGGCCGTCGACGAGTCGGCCGAGCTGATGGAGAAGTACGCCGCGAACGCGGGACCAGCACTCGGGCCCGACCGGGCGCTCGAGCTGCGGACTGCCGTGCTGGGGCTGGAGGACGTCGGGTCCATCGCAGAGCTGATGGCGTTGACGCAGATGGTCGGAGACGGCGCCCGTGAGGGCCTCGTCCCGGCGGGGAGGAGTTGA
- a CDS encoding CaiB/BaiF CoA transferase family protein: MTSQTLPLAGIRVLDVTHSVAGPFTTMLLADLGADVIKVERAGAGDDTRAWGPPFWDGTSTAFLAFNRNKRSIELDLKSDDGKDVLTELVRSADVLVHNGLTHKRESLGLTFEQVEALNAEIIYCSITAYGATGPLERAPGYDSLLQARGGLMSVTGEPGAPPVRVGTSIIDMGTGFWSVIGVLAALLSRQRGTPVRRVETSLYETAVTWMSHSLTSYFANGQVPERSGSGTAMIAPYEAFRARDGFFMLAANNDSLFTKACRAVGLDALLQDERFTSNPDRVRHRAQLRDELNAAFAGWSVAELVDTFDAVGVPVAPIQDMAQLAVDPQAEALGLIRAVDHAEIDGYRVVGSAFSLDGARPATTRVPPSLGEHGAEILAELGIPASNREDSLAEHSAVGAS, translated from the coding sequence ATGACTAGCCAGACGCTGCCATTGGCAGGTATCCGGGTGCTGGATGTGACGCATAGCGTCGCCGGTCCATTCACGACGATGCTGCTCGCGGACCTCGGGGCGGATGTCATCAAGGTCGAACGGGCCGGCGCGGGTGACGACACGCGCGCCTGGGGGCCGCCGTTCTGGGACGGCACCAGCACGGCCTTCCTGGCCTTCAACCGCAACAAGCGCAGCATCGAGCTCGACCTGAAGTCGGACGACGGCAAAGACGTACTCACCGAGCTCGTGCGCTCGGCCGACGTGCTGGTGCACAACGGCCTCACGCACAAACGGGAGTCGCTGGGACTGACGTTCGAGCAGGTGGAGGCCCTCAACGCCGAGATCATCTACTGCTCGATCACGGCGTACGGCGCAACCGGTCCGTTGGAGCGAGCGCCGGGGTACGACTCCTTGCTCCAGGCCCGTGGTGGTCTCATGAGCGTGACGGGCGAGCCGGGTGCGCCGCCCGTCCGGGTGGGGACCTCGATCATCGACATGGGCACCGGGTTCTGGTCGGTCATCGGGGTGCTGGCCGCGTTGCTCTCGCGTCAGCGCGGGACGCCGGTCCGTCGGGTCGAGACGTCCCTGTACGAGACCGCCGTCACGTGGATGTCGCACTCCCTCACGAGCTACTTCGCCAATGGTCAGGTGCCCGAGCGGTCTGGCTCCGGCACGGCGATGATCGCGCCGTACGAGGCGTTCCGGGCCAGGGACGGGTTCTTCATGCTGGCGGCCAACAACGACTCCTTGTTCACCAAGGCGTGCCGGGCGGTGGGCCTGGACGCGCTCCTCCAAGACGAGAGGTTCACGAGCAACCCCGACCGCGTCAGGCACCGTGCACAGCTGCGCGACGAGCTCAACGCGGCGTTCGCCGGATGGAGCGTTGCGGAGCTCGTCGATACCTTCGACGCGGTGGGCGTCCCCGTGGCACCAATCCAGGACATGGCGCAACTCGCCGTCGACCCGCAGGCAGAGGCCCTCGGGCTCATCCGCGCCGTCGACCATGCCGAGATCGACGGCTACCGGGTGGTCGGCTCCGCCTTCAGCCTTGACGGTGCCCGCCCAGCGACGACACGGGTCCCGCCGAGCCTCGGCGAGCACGGCGCGGAGATCCTCGCGGAACTCGGCATCCCCGCGAGCAACCGCGAGGACTCGCTGGCCGAGCACTCGGCGGTGGGCGCCTCATGA
- a CDS encoding MFS transporter, with the protein MSVTGLAPVFLVGALSVFVRPDLGLTTAGLGILVSLYWAASAVAAMPVGARLRRVDSRRALALAAGLAALALALMAVAPTAWVFGLGMVLSGAAGAVGQLAAAQFLADAIEPDRQGLAFGVKQAATPAAMLLAGAAVPVAAVIVGWRYTYLAVALGAAAVSVSVSVVARRRRAGKSDRSSSQVRARGFRRAPLVALSIAAACGAAVATGMAAFLVELVVARTADTMLAGGLVVVGALASIVLRIAGGGFLDRRPGAAMPLTAGLMVVGGLALFGLSVASTPAVLVVLVVLAYGAGWGWPGLLIVTVVRRHPGAPAKSSSYLQAGSWVGGVVGPMTMGVLIGQLGHTPAWIAGAVVLMGAGIGVLVSARMNKAHWVTY; encoded by the coding sequence GTGAGCGTCACCGGACTCGCCCCGGTGTTCCTCGTCGGGGCGCTGAGCGTCTTCGTCCGGCCGGACCTGGGCCTGACCACCGCAGGCCTGGGCATCCTCGTCTCGCTCTACTGGGCGGCCTCCGCGGTGGCCGCCATGCCCGTCGGTGCCCGGCTCCGTCGTGTCGACAGCCGCCGAGCGCTGGCTCTCGCGGCGGGGCTTGCGGCTCTCGCCCTGGCGTTGATGGCAGTGGCGCCCACCGCGTGGGTGTTCGGCCTGGGGATGGTCCTCAGCGGTGCTGCGGGTGCGGTGGGCCAGTTGGCGGCGGCGCAGTTCCTCGCCGACGCGATCGAGCCGGACCGCCAAGGTCTGGCCTTCGGTGTCAAGCAGGCCGCAACTCCCGCGGCCATGCTGCTAGCCGGTGCCGCGGTGCCCGTCGCCGCCGTGATTGTGGGCTGGCGGTACACCTACCTGGCCGTCGCGCTCGGTGCGGCAGCGGTCTCGGTGTCGGTGTCGGTCGTCGCCCGACGCCGGCGCGCAGGAAAATCCGACCGGTCTTCGAGCCAGGTCCGTGCTCGCGGGTTTCGGCGTGCCCCTCTGGTGGCGCTGAGCATCGCCGCGGCCTGCGGGGCGGCCGTCGCCACGGGGATGGCCGCCTTCCTCGTCGAGCTCGTGGTCGCGCGCACGGCGGACACCATGCTGGCCGGCGGGCTCGTCGTCGTCGGGGCACTCGCCTCGATCGTCTTGCGGATCGCGGGCGGGGGCTTCCTGGACCGGCGTCCGGGTGCCGCGATGCCGTTGACTGCCGGGCTGATGGTGGTCGGTGGTCTGGCGCTGTTCGGGCTCTCGGTTGCCAGCACCCCGGCCGTCCTCGTCGTCCTTGTGGTCCTCGCCTACGGGGCAGGGTGGGGCTGGCCAGGACTGCTCATCGTGACGGTTGTCCGCCGCCATCCCGGTGCGCCGGCGAAGTCCTCGAGCTACCTCCAGGCAGGGTCCTGGGTGGGCGGCGTGGTGGGGCCGATGACCATGGGCGTGCTCATCGGGCAGCTCGGGCACACCCCGGCCTGGATCGCCGGCGCGGTGGTCCTCATGGGCGCGGGCATCGGTGTCCTCGTCTCGGCGCGGATGAACAAGGCCCACTGGGTGACGTACTGA